One genomic segment of Alkalimarinus alittae includes these proteins:
- a CDS encoding c-type cytochrome translates to MAERFTKSMARNIYLGGSTFFILLFLGLTFDTMQAMPERDNRENLTESVANGKMLWEENNCLGCHSLFGEGAYFAPELGNVYDRRGMGNDEAFVGFIKAWMNAMPTNVPGRRQMPQFNLNDQELEDLAAFLKYANGINTNGWPPNIEG, encoded by the coding sequence ATGGCTGAGCGCTTTACCAAGAGCATGGCCAGAAACATCTATTTGGGGGGTAGTACCTTCTTTATACTGTTGTTTCTAGGCCTAACGTTCGACACTATGCAAGCGATGCCGGAGCGAGATAACCGTGAAAATTTAACGGAATCTGTTGCTAACGGTAAAATGCTTTGGGAAGAAAATAACTGCCTAGGCTGTCATAGCTTATTTGGCGAAGGTGCTTACTTTGCACCAGAGCTAGGTAACGTGTACGACCGACGCGGTATGGGAAATGACGAAGCATTTGTGGGCTTTATTAAAGCCTGGATGAATGCGATGCCTACGAACGTTCCGGGTCGTCGTCAAATGCCACAATTTAACCTTAATGACCAAGAGTTAGAAGATCTGGCTGCGTTTCTTAAGTACGCAAACGGCATCAACACTAACGGTTGGCCACCTAATATAGAAGGTTAA
- a CDS encoding cytochrome C oxidase subunit IV family protein has translation MMQLTSRKLTSTWVLLIVLTLISAGLGTLEISQNLLISLVLLTVLIKNYQIIDVFMELKHAPLLWRVLMQLFTLFIVVAVGLSLFI, from the coding sequence ATGATGCAGTTAACTAGCCGTAAATTAACCAGTACCTGGGTATTGTTGATTGTCTTAACACTTATATCTGCTGGGTTGGGTACCTTAGAAATTTCACAAAACTTATTGATATCATTAGTGCTATTGACTGTTTTGATTAAGAATTATCAAATTATTGATGTTTTTATGGAGTTAAAGCATGCGCCGCTATTGTGGCGAGTGTTGATGCAGCTCTTTACTCTTTTTATTGTGGTGGCCGTCGGGCTTTCGCTGTTTATTTAG
- a CDS encoding ethylbenzene dehydrogenase-related protein: MARPNATLHLFQKDIEDAEKAAIEAEQEKLRKAEEAAKKAEDAKIAKAEAAAKAAESGSTAPAPKSEGATSSVNWDAVPSRDITLFFPGTASIEWIHGREHGGKRAFTKGDRCIECHDSETMDMGEKIVTGEKLEESVIPGKRGSIPVTVQASYDADNLYMKFSWPEGSHAAIPFADGGKMDPANQVKLAMMFGSDDVEFADRSGCWGSCHDDVKNMPGEVDDATIKAYADASRLDTSGGITKYISESRTDIEYKGKRGAKLGGWDKLKSEDEIKAALAGGGFLDLIRYEVGTGKVEDGYLLDERKMSGGQGATFTSNLTDGIWTVEMTRKLNSDKAGDVSFDTDGVYNFGFAIHDDFSDSRFHHVSLGYRLGFDKDEEGIEINATKQ, translated from the coding sequence ATGGCCAGACCCAATGCAACGTTACACTTATTCCAGAAAGATATTGAAGATGCTGAAAAAGCGGCAATAGAAGCGGAACAAGAAAAACTTCGTAAAGCAGAAGAAGCGGCTAAGAAAGCTGAAGACGCTAAAATAGCTAAAGCAGAAGCGGCTGCAAAAGCTGCGGAGTCAGGTTCTACTGCACCAGCCCCTAAATCTGAAGGCGCTACAAGCAGTGTAAACTGGGATGCAGTACCGTCCAGAGACATCACGCTGTTCTTCCCCGGAACGGCTTCAATTGAGTGGATTCATGGTCGAGAGCATGGCGGTAAACGTGCATTCACCAAAGGTGATCGCTGTATTGAGTGTCATGACTCTGAAACCATGGATATGGGTGAAAAAATTGTAACAGGTGAAAAACTAGAAGAGTCTGTTATCCCTGGTAAACGAGGAAGCATTCCAGTGACGGTTCAAGCCTCTTATGATGCTGACAACCTATACATGAAGTTTAGCTGGCCAGAAGGTTCACATGCGGCTATCCCATTTGCTGACGGTGGTAAAATGGACCCTGCAAACCAAGTTAAGCTAGCCATGATGTTTGGCAGTGATGATGTTGAGTTTGCTGATCGATCTGGTTGCTGGGGAAGCTGTCATGATGATGTCAAAAATATGCCTGGTGAAGTCGATGACGCCACTATTAAAGCATACGCAGACGCTTCAAGACTGGATACATCAGGCGGTATTACTAAGTATATTTCCGAAAGCCGTACCGATATTGAATACAAAGGTAAGCGCGGCGCTAAGCTGGGTGGCTGGGATAAACTTAAGTCTGAAGATGAAATTAAAGCGGCACTTGCCGGCGGCGGCTTTTTAGACCTTATTCGTTACGAAGTAGGCACAGGTAAAGTTGAAGACGGTTACCTATTAGACGAACGTAAGATGAGTGGCGGACAAGGGGCAACCTTTACCTCAAACTTAACTGACGGTATCTGGACAGTAGAAATGACCCGTAAACTTAATTCAGACAAAGCAGGCGATGTTAGCTTTGACACTGACGGGGTTTATAACTTCGGCTTTGCCATCCATGATGACTTTAGTGATTCACGTTTCCACCATGTATCACTTGGCTATCGCTTAGGGTTCGATAAAGACGAAGAAGGCATTGAGATAAATGCTACCAAGCAATAA
- a CDS encoding cbb3-type cytochrome c oxidase subunit I, translating to MKFQSQSAAMPYFIFALALFVGQIVFGLIIGLQYVVGDFLFPEIPFNVARMVHTNLLIVWLLFGFMGAAYYLVPEEAETELYSTKLAWILFWVFAAAGTLTIIGYLAVPYATLAKITGNDLLPTMGREFLEMPTITKIGVVVVALGFLFNIGMTMLKGRKTAINIVLMTGLVGLAVFFLFAFYNPINLAIDKYFWWWVVHLWVEGVWELIMGSILAFVLIKVTGVDREVIEKWLYIIIAMALISGIIGTGHHYFWIGPPEYWHYLGSIFSAIEPIPFFMMTVFAFNMVSRRRREHPNRAATLWALGCAVMAFLGAGVWGFLHTLAPVNYYTHGTQVTAAHGHMAFYGAYVMIVITMISYAMPVMRGRPNGNSRQAQTVEMWSFWLMTIAMVFITLFLTAAGILQIWMQRIPESGQALSFMATQDNIALFYWLREISGVVFFIGLLTYLASFFVKGDPVEIAEK from the coding sequence ATGAAATTTCAATCACAGTCGGCTGCGATGCCGTACTTCATTTTTGCCCTTGCGTTGTTTGTCGGTCAGATCGTATTTGGTCTGATTATCGGCTTACAGTATGTGGTGGGTGATTTTCTATTCCCTGAAATACCATTCAACGTAGCACGTATGGTTCACACCAACTTGCTGATTGTATGGTTATTATTCGGATTTATGGGTGCTGCTTATTATTTAGTGCCTGAAGAAGCGGAAACCGAGCTATATAGCACCAAATTAGCATGGATTCTATTCTGGGTTTTTGCAGCGGCAGGTACGCTGACTATTATTGGTTATCTTGCAGTTCCTTATGCAACGCTAGCCAAAATTACCGGTAACGATTTACTCCCAACCATGGGGCGTGAATTCCTTGAGATGCCAACGATTACCAAAATTGGTGTTGTTGTTGTCGCGTTGGGCTTCTTGTTCAACATCGGTATGACAATGCTTAAAGGTCGTAAGACGGCTATCAATATTGTATTGATGACAGGTCTTGTTGGCTTGGCTGTATTCTTCCTGTTTGCGTTCTATAACCCAATCAACCTTGCTATAGATAAGTACTTCTGGTGGTGGGTTGTTCATTTATGGGTGGAAGGTGTATGGGAATTGATCATGGGTTCTATCTTGGCCTTTGTATTGATTAAAGTCACCGGTGTGGACCGCGAAGTTATTGAGAAGTGGTTGTATATCATTATTGCGATGGCATTGATCTCGGGTATTATCGGTACTGGACACCACTATTTCTGGATTGGTCCACCTGAGTACTGGCACTACCTTGGCTCAATATTCTCAGCAATAGAGCCAATTCCGTTCTTCATGATGACTGTGTTTGCATTTAACATGGTAAGCCGTCGTCGTCGTGAGCATCCTAACCGTGCGGCTACATTATGGGCGTTAGGTTGTGCAGTAATGGCATTCTTGGGTGCAGGCGTGTGGGGCTTCTTGCACACCTTGGCGCCAGTAAACTATTACACTCACGGCACTCAGGTAACAGCTGCTCACGGGCACATGGCATTCTATGGCGCATACGTAATGATCGTTATCACTATGATCTCTTACGCAATGCCAGTAATGCGTGGACGTCCAAACGGCAACTCTCGTCAGGCTCAGACGGTAGAAATGTGGAGCTTCTGGTTGATGACTATCGCGATGGTATTCATCACGCTATTCCTAACGGCTGCAGGGATCTTGCAGATTTGGATGCAGCGTATTCCAGAATCAGGTCAGGCGCTTTCCTTTATGGCAACGCAAGATAACATTGCATTGTTCTATTGGTTACGTGAGATCTCTGGCGTAGTATTCTTTATCGGTCTATTAACCTACTTAGCCAGCTTCTTTGTGAAGGGCGATCCGGTAGAAATAGCTGAAAAATAG
- a CDS encoding nitrite reductase: MKKTLTLGKLAAAVTLTTAALSGSTGAFAAAAKSPTLSDADFETAKTLYFQRCAGCHGVLRKGATGKSLLPEETLKKGQKRLEKIISYGTEGGMNNFDDIFSKKEISMLATYIQMEPPVPPEMSLDMMKEYTKEYVAPKDYPTKPLHGLNWKNFFVVIERDAGKAAIIDGDNHKIVSHIDTGYAVHVIKGTEHHKTDAKPKDEVGRFWYTIGRDGKVNKIDLWQTPDKMLVAETKMAYDARDIAVSGDGKYVIAGGYWPPHFVIMDAETLDPLKVVSSRGINVDGEYVNEARVAAIYTTPNEPTWMVAIKELGQMWQVDYSDINNLRIDQMDTAKFLHDGFFDPTGRYFQIAANASNQMVVVDTKERKLEKIIDVASLPHPGPGANWTDKKCGPVGATTHLGKGEVSVWGNDPIGHPDQAWKMCYTVETDGAGVFIRTHPDSQYVWADQLKHPEPEVQQSVQVFDKDTHKIVKTIRVTEEEGKAALHMEFNQDGTEVWVSVWNRADASNPTGEIVVYDAKTLKEITRIKGLTTPTGKFNVYNRMNHKT; encoded by the coding sequence ATGAAAAAAACTCTAACACTTGGAAAACTAGCCGCAGCAGTCACCCTGACTACCGCAGCGCTTTCCGGAAGCACTGGAGCATTTGCTGCAGCTGCTAAAAGCCCAACCTTAAGCGATGCTGACTTTGAAACAGCAAAAACACTATATTTCCAGCGTTGCGCTGGTTGTCACGGTGTTTTACGTAAAGGCGCAACAGGTAAGAGCCTTTTACCTGAAGAAACCTTGAAAAAAGGTCAAAAGCGTCTAGAGAAAATCATCTCTTACGGTACTGAAGGCGGCATGAACAACTTTGACGATATCTTTAGCAAGAAAGAGATATCTATGCTGGCTACTTACATCCAGATGGAACCACCTGTTCCACCTGAAATGTCTTTAGACATGATGAAAGAGTACACAAAAGAGTACGTTGCACCAAAAGACTACCCAACAAAGCCTCTACACGGTCTTAACTGGAAAAACTTTTTTGTTGTTATCGAACGTGATGCCGGTAAAGCAGCTATCATCGATGGTGATAATCACAAAATCGTGTCTCACATCGATACCGGTTATGCAGTACACGTAATCAAAGGTACTGAGCACCATAAGACAGATGCTAAGCCTAAAGATGAAGTAGGTCGTTTCTGGTACACCATCGGTCGTGACGGTAAAGTCAACAAGATCGATTTGTGGCAGACACCTGACAAGATGTTGGTTGCAGAAACTAAAATGGCGTATGACGCACGTGATATCGCGGTATCAGGTGATGGAAAATACGTTATTGCCGGCGGTTACTGGCCACCACACTTCGTTATCATGGATGCAGAAACGCTTGATCCATTAAAAGTGGTTTCTTCTCGTGGTATCAACGTTGACGGCGAATACGTAAACGAAGCACGTGTTGCAGCAATTTACACCACACCTAATGAACCAACCTGGATGGTTGCAATTAAAGAATTAGGTCAAATGTGGCAGGTTGATTACAGCGACATTAACAACTTACGTATCGACCAAATGGATACCGCTAAGTTCTTACACGATGGATTCTTCGACCCAACCGGTCGTTACTTCCAGATTGCAGCAAACGCGTCTAACCAGATGGTTGTTGTCGATACCAAAGAGCGTAAGCTTGAGAAGATCATCGATGTTGCTTCTCTTCCACACCCAGGACCAGGTGCTAACTGGACTGATAAGAAGTGCGGACCTGTTGGCGCAACCACTCACCTTGGTAAGGGCGAAGTATCTGTTTGGGGCAACGACCCAATCGGGCACCCTGATCAAGCGTGGAAAATGTGCTACACCGTTGAAACTGACGGCGCAGGCGTATTCATCCGAACTCACCCAGATTCACAGTACGTTTGGGCAGATCAGTTGAAGCACCCAGAGCCAGAAGTTCAGCAAAGTGTTCAGGTTTTCGACAAAGATACACATAAGATTGTTAAAACAATCCGTGTAACTGAAGAAGAAGGCAAAGCAGCACTTCACATGGAGTTCAACCAAGACGGCACAGAAGTTTGGGTTTCAGTATGGAACCGTGCTGATGCGAGCAACCCTACTGGTGAGATCGTAGTTTATGATGCGAAAACACTTAAAGAGATTACTCGCATCAAAGGTCTAACTACACCTACTGGTAAGTTCAACGTTTACAACCGTATGAACCACAAAACTTAG
- a CDS encoding cytochrome c oxidase subunit 3 family protein has translation MNNSTVMQKRLPGDLAIWIFILAELTVFAALFISFSVSKSMNLEMFAEGQATLHPMMGLINTLSLITSSFFVAKAVFLAAEGQLAKSAQWIWMGIAVAAIYVVTKFMEYQSLMALGYNLRTNTFYTLYFFITFFHFMHVLMGIVILVVVANKAKKGGYDEDITGIETGASYWHMVDMVWVILFPLIYVIK, from the coding sequence TTGAATAATTCTACTGTGATGCAAAAACGCTTACCTGGGGATTTAGCTATATGGATTTTTATTCTAGCTGAATTGACTGTATTTGCAGCGCTATTTATTTCTTTCTCGGTTTCGAAGTCTATGAACCTTGAGATGTTTGCAGAAGGGCAGGCGACGCTTCATCCGATGATGGGGCTTATTAATACATTGTCGCTGATCACGAGTAGTTTCTTTGTGGCAAAGGCTGTTTTTTTAGCGGCTGAAGGGCAGTTAGCCAAATCGGCTCAGTGGATATGGATGGGTATAGCGGTTGCTGCCATCTATGTTGTTACCAAGTTCATGGAATACCAAAGCTTAATGGCGCTGGGCTATAACTTGAGAACTAACACATTTTATACCCTTTACTTCTTTATTACGTTTTTCCACTTTATGCATGTATTGATGGGGATTGTGATCCTCGTTGTAGTAGCTAATAAAGCAAAGAAAGGCGGGTATGATGAAGATATTACCGGCATAGAAACAGGCGCGTCATATTGGCATATGGTCGATATGGTGTGGGTGATTCTATTTCCGTTGATATATGTGATTAAGTAA
- a CDS encoding c-type cytochrome, whose protein sequence is MSNIAVNASNSMQMVAAAVMVFCMAITQHTIAGEAPNSTSKNSITQTRATELAHMVKHDCGSCHGMTLKGGLGPSLLPEQFKDKNVEYIKLSILHGRNGTAMPPWNAILSDNDAEWIAEYLLSGKINQSNQ, encoded by the coding sequence ATGTCAAATATCGCAGTAAACGCAAGCAACTCCATGCAAATGGTCGCAGCAGCAGTCATGGTGTTTTGTATGGCTATTACCCAGCACACCATCGCAGGAGAAGCCCCCAACAGCACGAGTAAAAACTCGATCACTCAAACTAGAGCGACCGAACTAGCCCATATGGTTAAACATGACTGCGGATCTTGCCATGGTATGACCTTAAAAGGAGGGCTAGGCCCTTCCCTACTGCCAGAACAATTTAAAGATAAGAACGTTGAATATATTAAATTATCGATCCTTCATGGACGAAATGGCACCGCGATGCCTCCTTGGAATGCAATCCTCAGTGACAATGATGCCGAATGGATAGCAGAGTATTTACTCTCAGGCAAAATTAACCAATCAAACCAATAA
- a CDS encoding cupredoxin domain-containing protein produces the protein MLSRFIMFFATFLLSVSVLASEVADVSIKKFEFIPKEITVKKGTKVRWTNNEKRQYHSVWFEERGDAESDYFFPEETYELEFNEVGTFPYRCGPHPKMLGVVIVTE, from the coding sequence ATGCTAAGTAGATTCATTATGTTTTTTGCAACATTCTTGCTTTCGGTATCTGTGTTGGCAAGTGAAGTGGCCGATGTCAGCATTAAAAAATTTGAGTTTATACCAAAAGAAATTACCGTTAAAAAAGGCACAAAGGTTCGTTGGACAAATAACGAAAAACGACAATATCACAGCGTTTGGTTTGAAGAACGTGGGGACGCCGAATCTGACTACTTCTTTCCTGAAGAAACCTATGAACTCGAGTTCAACGAAGTAGGAACATTCCCTTACCGTTGTGGACCACACCCCAAAATGCTGGGTGTAGTCATCGTAACCGAGTAA
- a CDS encoding MBL fold metallo-hydrolase, translating into MMIINLRGVRGSIPVPGKDTVKYGGNTTCIEITTDEGDTIIIDGGSGIRQLGNELMQQLPVNCSIFITHTHWDHIQGLPFFIPLFVPGNNIDIYGSFDPVYMKDLKTILAQQMEYCYFPVRESELNANIRYNNLKEGEAIRIGSATVTPILINHPVLNFGYKIESNGKRFFFTGDYEPPLNIYQPEDEEYSEYQRLINQQKQILTDFIQGVDVVVADCQYTREEYPSKKGWGHGTHDGCIEIARDANVGALYFTHHDPMRTDQQLDEIYRDVMARGDLPPTRFYTAMEGLKIEL; encoded by the coding sequence ATGATGATTATTAACCTTCGTGGTGTTAGAGGGTCTATACCGGTACCGGGTAAAGACACCGTTAAATACGGCGGCAACACCACCTGTATTGAGATCACCACAGACGAAGGCGATACAATAATCATTGATGGCGGTAGTGGTATTCGTCAGTTGGGCAACGAGTTAATGCAACAACTGCCCGTTAACTGCTCCATCTTTATCACCCATACACACTGGGATCATATTCAAGGGCTTCCATTCTTTATTCCGCTATTTGTACCCGGCAATAATATTGATATATACGGGTCTTTTGACCCTGTGTATATGAAGGATCTTAAAACTATTTTGGCCCAGCAAATGGAGTACTGTTACTTCCCTGTTAGGGAAAGCGAACTCAACGCGAATATACGCTATAACAACCTTAAAGAAGGCGAAGCCATACGCATTGGCTCCGCAACTGTAACCCCTATATTGATTAACCATCCGGTACTTAATTTTGGCTATAAAATTGAATCGAATGGTAAGCGTTTCTTTTTTACAGGTGACTACGAGCCTCCTCTCAATATTTATCAACCAGAGGATGAAGAGTACAGCGAGTATCAACGCTTAATTAATCAACAAAAACAAATTTTGACTGACTTTATTCAGGGTGTTGATGTGGTCGTAGCCGATTGCCAATATACACGCGAAGAATATCCAAGCAAAAAAGGTTGGGGGCATGGTACTCACGACGGCTGCATTGAAATAGCGAGGGACGCAAACGTTGGCGCGCTATACTTTACCCATCATGACCCGATGCGAACAGATCAACAATTAGATGAAATATATCGAGACGTCATGGCTCGAGGCGACCTTCCACCCACAAGATTTTATACTGCTATGGAAGGTTTAAAAATCGAGCTATAA
- a CDS encoding HDOD domain-containing protein — translation MSINHDQLIDMVDKIPTFQESVHRILALTTSPDCSAKDLVQVIEHDPILTIKVLKLVNSAYFGLSQEVTSVNHSVVYVGINTIKNVAISVATTGALPKTNKAGLNMNHFWSHSLAVGVIAKLLAENKGVKKNEQANYFVGGLLHDIGKVLFAHFIPTDYQHVLQKAEADGIPLHQAEKELLGFDHSEIGAMVAEKWQLPSELISSIRNHHLTEEKDQSSLSLAIYAANQAAHYLALMTQALLDENDTEKTLLKAAIIDNDLPQSVKDWLGWPLAEVSKWLSNLDEEIDKALAFIDLSDGE, via the coding sequence ATGTCGATAAACCACGATCAACTGATTGATATGGTCGATAAAATCCCGACCTTTCAAGAGAGTGTGCACCGAATACTCGCACTTACTACAAGCCCAGACTGCTCAGCTAAAGACCTAGTGCAAGTCATTGAGCACGACCCTATCCTCACCATAAAAGTACTCAAACTCGTCAATTCTGCTTACTTTGGTTTATCTCAAGAAGTCACCTCAGTTAATCACTCTGTGGTTTATGTGGGCATCAATACGATTAAGAATGTAGCCATTAGTGTTGCCACAACAGGCGCACTCCCTAAAACCAATAAAGCTGGCTTGAATATGAACCACTTTTGGTCGCACTCTTTAGCAGTCGGCGTCATAGCAAAGCTTTTAGCAGAAAATAAAGGCGTTAAGAAAAACGAACAAGCGAATTACTTTGTCGGGGGCCTTCTACACGATATTGGTAAGGTTCTATTTGCTCATTTTATTCCCACCGACTACCAACATGTCCTTCAAAAGGCAGAAGCAGACGGCATACCCTTGCATCAAGCTGAAAAAGAACTATTGGGCTTCGATCATAGTGAGATTGGCGCTATGGTTGCCGAGAAATGGCAATTACCATCAGAGTTAATAAGCAGTATAAGAAATCATCATTTAACCGAAGAAAAAGACCAAAGCTCATTATCATTAGCCATCTATGCAGCCAATCAAGCGGCTCATTATTTAGCGTTAATGACTCAAGCCTTGTTAGATGAGAACGATACTGAGAAAACCCTTCTAAAGGCTGCAATCATTGATAATGACCTACCTCAATCGGTTAAAGACTGGTTAGGATGGCCTCTAGCGGAGGTCAGTAAGTGGCTATCAAATTTAGATGAAGAAATCGATAAAGCCTTAGCGTTTATAGATTTAAGTGATGGAGAGTAA
- a CDS encoding glutathione S-transferase family protein: MITVYGYPKTRTNRVTWMLEELGVDYKYHFVDLMKGEGLSKSYRAINPSGKVPSLADDDLILTESAAILTYLGDKYGAAPLLPKPGSALRGTHDQWLCFAISELEQPLWTIGKHKFALPKERRVVEVFETAAWEFQKALALLSAGLGNKDYILGADFSAADILIGHTLFWGMSFKQPIEQENLVAYINRLKNRPARLSAIEKEEQAATSQ, translated from the coding sequence ATGATTACCGTTTACGGCTACCCCAAAACACGCACTAATCGTGTGACCTGGATGTTAGAAGAGCTAGGGGTCGACTATAAATATCACTTCGTTGATTTAATGAAAGGAGAAGGTCTCTCAAAATCATATCGAGCAATAAACCCTTCAGGTAAAGTTCCTTCACTTGCTGACGACGATTTAATACTGACTGAGTCTGCTGCAATTTTGACCTATTTGGGCGACAAATACGGTGCCGCCCCATTGTTACCAAAACCCGGCAGCGCGTTACGTGGCACTCATGATCAATGGCTTTGCTTTGCCATTTCTGAACTTGAGCAGCCCTTATGGACAATAGGTAAACACAAATTTGCCTTACCGAAAGAACGTCGTGTTGTGGAGGTATTTGAAACCGCTGCATGGGAGTTTCAAAAAGCATTAGCATTATTAAGCGCGGGGCTAGGCAACAAAGATTATATTTTAGGCGCTGATTTTAGCGCTGCAGACATATTAATCGGCCATACATTATTCTGGGGTATGAGCTTCAAGCAGCCCATTGAGCAAGAGAATCTAGTGGCTTATATTAACCGTTTAAAAAACAGGCCTGCCAGACTTTCCGCCATTGAAAAAGAAGAACAGGCCGCCACGAGCCAATAG
- a CDS encoding nitric oxide reductase activation protein NorD, translating to MEEYVGIKWHEYITRKARTDFPDAAVYLKEQQLTLSILFRALGGDPGLRIEAATPRDYYTRRSFLQKVASSRNQVELAWKDGETLRLPERLALFPDKELNRKLYIWLSALASQQNNDFERWFIDNQRLTATVLAKFYGLHTIYHELAKAFVRIRPNPEQMEEVYAVQERAIQRAILDPGSETVLPPAKYAPMPVYLWLYPSGAASAGAEAMIADDPDADSSGSKSGKRKSKRKKAERQDSYDKNSGLMAFRLENLFSWSEFVPVDRAGDDSKEDDAESVADDLDVLSLSRDRKAASSSIKFDLDLPSAEGDDLILGDGILLPEWDYRKNRYYDNHCCLLPVIADDAKPSELPTHLSASAVKLRRQFSNLKPVRSWLNRQVDGEEIDMDAWQDFCSMRSQGQVSGDPRLYRSFSAQVRDLSCLMLADLSLSTDTYINNEQRVIDVIHDSLQLFSEALSSTGDRFALYGFSSRRRDHVRFNMIKNFNERYGDIVRGRIQALKPGYYTRMGAAIRQATKVLSAEKSHQRVLLILTDGKPNDLDCYEGRYGIEDTRMAIIEAKRIGLQPFCVTIDDEADEYLPYIFGNNAFVVIKDPQQLPNELPRLYVNLTQ from the coding sequence ATGGAAGAGTATGTAGGTATTAAGTGGCATGAGTACATTACTCGAAAAGCCCGTACAGATTTTCCAGATGCAGCGGTCTATTTAAAAGAGCAGCAGTTGACGCTAAGTATTCTTTTTCGAGCATTAGGAGGAGATCCTGGGCTTAGAATTGAAGCGGCGACCCCTCGAGACTACTACACACGACGATCATTCTTGCAAAAAGTGGCCAGCTCGCGAAATCAGGTGGAGTTAGCCTGGAAAGATGGCGAAACGCTGAGACTACCAGAACGATTAGCGCTGTTTCCCGATAAAGAACTTAACCGTAAACTATATATATGGTTGAGCGCATTAGCGTCACAACAAAATAATGACTTTGAACGTTGGTTTATTGATAACCAACGGCTGACGGCTACCGTATTAGCAAAATTCTACGGCCTTCACACTATCTATCATGAATTGGCGAAAGCCTTCGTGCGTATTAGACCAAACCCCGAGCAAATGGAAGAAGTGTATGCCGTTCAAGAACGAGCGATACAGCGTGCGATTTTAGACCCTGGCAGCGAGACAGTACTACCACCGGCTAAATATGCCCCCATGCCTGTCTATTTATGGCTATACCCGTCGGGTGCTGCCAGTGCAGGGGCAGAGGCTATGATTGCTGATGATCCTGATGCTGATAGCTCGGGTAGTAAATCAGGCAAACGAAAGAGTAAGCGAAAGAAAGCTGAACGGCAGGATTCGTATGATAAAAACAGCGGGTTAATGGCTTTTCGGCTTGAGAATTTATTTTCGTGGTCAGAATTTGTACCGGTTGACCGGGCGGGTGATGATTCAAAAGAAGATGACGCAGAGAGCGTTGCTGATGACTTAGATGTGCTGAGTTTATCTCGGGATCGTAAAGCAGCATCTTCTAGCATTAAGTTTGATTTAGATTTGCCCTCAGCGGAAGGCGATGACTTGATATTGGGCGACGGTATTTTATTGCCTGAGTGGGATTATCGTAAAAATCGTTATTATGATAATCATTGCTGTCTGTTGCCTGTAATCGCAGATGATGCAAAACCCTCAGAATTACCTACGCACCTTAGCGCTAGTGCGGTTAAGTTACGCCGTCAGTTTAGTAACCTAAAGCCGGTTAGAAGTTGGTTGAATCGCCAAGTTGACGGTGAAGAAATTGATATGGATGCATGGCAGGACTTCTGCAGTATGCGCAGCCAAGGGCAGGTGAGTGGTGATCCGCGTTTATACCGTTCTTTTTCTGCCCAGGTCAGGGATCTATCCTGTTTGATGTTGGCAGATTTATCGCTTTCTACGGATACGTATATTAATAATGAGCAGCGGGTTATTGATGTTATACATGATAGCTTGCAGTTGTTTTCAGAAGCGTTATCTTCAACAGGGGATCGCTTTGCGCTTTACGGTTTTTCTTCACGCAGAAGAGATCACGTAAGGTTTAACATGATTAAAAACTTCAACGAGCGATACGGGGATATTGTAAGAGGGCGTATTCAAGCGCTCAAACCCGGCTATTATACTCGGATGGGTGCCGCTATACGGCAGGCTACAAAAGTATTGTCGGCAGAGAAAAGTCATCAGCGCGTACTGCTTATTTTGACGGACGGTAAACCTAATGACCTTGACTGTTATGAAGGGCGTTATGGCATAGAAGATACCCGCATGGCGATCATTGAGGCTAAACGTATTGGCTTACAGCCATTTTGTGTCACTATTGATGACGAGGCGGATGAGTATTTGCCTTATATTTTTGGTAATAATGCATTTGTCGTCATAAAAGATCCGCAGCAGCTGCCTAATGAACTGCCGCGACTATATGTGAATTTGACTCAATAA